A window of the Streptomyces finlayi genome harbors these coding sequences:
- the rpsD gene encoding 30S ribosomal protein S4, with translation MPNQSRPKVKKSRALGIALTPKAVKYFEARPYPPGEHGRGRKQNSDYKVRLLEKQRLRAQYDISERQMARAYDRAKKAGGKTGEALVVELERRLDALVLRSGIARTIYQARQMVVHGHIEVNGGKVDKPSFRVRPDDVVMVRERSRSKVPFQVAREGGYDTDGETPRYLQVNLKALAFRLDRDPNRKEIPVICDEQLVVEYYAR, from the coding sequence GTGCCTAACCAGTCGCGTCCCAAGGTCAAGAAGTCGCGTGCCCTCGGCATCGCTCTGACGCCGAAGGCTGTCAAGTACTTCGAAGCTCGTCCGTACCCGCCGGGCGAGCACGGCCGTGGCCGCAAGCAGAACTCGGACTACAAGGTCCGTCTGCTCGAGAAGCAGCGCCTCCGCGCGCAGTACGACATCAGCGAGCGCCAGATGGCGCGCGCCTACGACCGCGCCAAGAAGGCCGGAGGCAAGACGGGCGAGGCGCTGGTCGTCGAGCTCGAGCGTCGCCTCGACGCCCTGGTCCTGCGTTCGGGCATCGCCCGCACCATCTACCAGGCCCGCCAGATGGTCGTTCACGGCCACATCGAGGTCAACGGTGGCAAGGTCGACAAGCCGTCGTTCCGCGTCCGTCCCGACGACGTCGTGATGGTCCGCGAGCGCAGCCGCTCCAAGGTCCCCTTCCAGGTGGCCCGCGAGGGTGGTTACGACACCGACGGTGAGACCCCGCGCTACCTCCAGGTGAACCTGAAGGCCCTGGCCTTCCGCCTGGACCGGGACCCGAACCGCAAGGAAATCCCGGTTATCTGCGACGAGCAGCTCGTCGTCGAGTACTACGCCCGCTGA
- a CDS encoding DUF948 domain-containing protein, whose protein sequence is MAGILVAVFWAILVSFLAVVLVRLAQTLRATTKLVADVTEQAVPLLADASATVRSAQTQLDKVDAIAADVQEVTSNASALSTTVASTFGGPLVKVAAFGYGVRQAIGRRSAPEPEPAGRPSRRSVVVGRTVPSARGKKRNGRSSRGQKD, encoded by the coding sequence GTGGCCGGGATCCTGGTGGCCGTCTTCTGGGCGATCCTGGTTTCGTTCCTCGCCGTGGTGCTGGTGAGGCTGGCCCAGACGCTCAGGGCGACCACGAAACTCGTGGCGGACGTGACCGAGCAGGCCGTCCCGCTGCTCGCCGACGCGTCCGCGACGGTCCGTTCCGCGCAGACCCAGCTCGACAAGGTCGACGCGATCGCGGCGGACGTCCAGGAGGTCACCTCCAACGCGTCCGCGCTCTCCACGACCGTCGCATCGACCTTCGGCGGGCCGCTCGTCAAGGTCGCCGCTTTCGGCTACGGGGTACGGCAGGCGATCGGCCGCAGGTCCGCCCCGGAACCGGAGCCCGCCGGCCGGCCCTCCCGTCGGTCGGTGGTCGTCGGCCGTACAGTGCCATCCGCCCGAGGTAAGAAGCGGAACGGCCGAAGTTCCCGCGGACAGAAGGACTGA
- a CDS encoding DUF6167 family protein → MFRRTFWFTAGAAAGVWATTKVNRKIKQLTPESLAAQAADKAIETGHKLKDFALDVREGMIRREAELGGALGLEAPVDPELPVRQHYAVEAADSATPHRTLPYTSYNRNEDH, encoded by the coding sequence ATGTTCCGCCGTACGTTCTGGTTCACCGCAGGCGCCGCAGCCGGCGTCTGGGCCACCACCAAGGTCAACCGAAAAATCAAGCAGCTGACCCCCGAGAGCCTCGCGGCGCAGGCCGCCGACAAGGCGATCGAGACGGGTCACAAGCTCAAGGACTTCGCCCTCGACGTGCGCGAAGGCATGATCCGGCGCGAGGCCGAACTGGGCGGGGCGCTGGGCCTGGAGGCACCGGTCGACCCCGAACTCCCCGTACGGCAGCACTACGCCGTCGAAGCGGCGGACTCCGCCACCCCACACCGCACGCTCCCCTACACGTCGTACAACCGGAATGAGGACCACTGA
- the alaS gene encoding alanine--tRNA ligase — translation MESAEIRRRWLSFFEERGHTVVPSASLIADDPTLLLVPAGMVPFKPYFLGEVKPPAPRVTSVQKCVRTPDIEEVGKTTRHGTFFQMCGNFSFGDYFKEGAIQYAWEALTNSVADGGFGLDPERLWITVYLDDDEAEQIWRDKIGVPAERIQRLGKKDNFWSMGVPGPCGPCSEINYDRGPEFGVEGGPAVNDERYVEIWNLVFMQYERGAGDGKEDFPILGDLPSKNIDTGLGLERLAMILQGVQNMYETDTLRVVMDKATELTGVRYGAEPGTDVQLRVVADHIRTSVMLIGDGVTPGNEGRGYVLRRIMRRAIRNMRLMGATGSVAGELTDVVINTMGQQYPELITDRKRIETVALAEEAAFLKALKGGTNILETAVTETKAAGGQVLAGDKAFLLHDTWGFPIDLTLEMAAEQGLSVDEDGFRRLMQEQRDKAKADAKAKKTGHADLSAYREVADSSGTTEFTGYTSTEGESRIVGLLVDGVPSPAASEGDEVEIVLDRTPFYAEGGGQLADQGRIRLDTGAVVQVRDVQQPVPGVSVHKGSVQVGEVTVGAAAYASIDNTRRRAIARAHSATHLTHQALRDALGPTAAQAGSENSPGRFRFDFGSPAAVPGTVLVDVEQKINEVLARELDVQAEVMSIDDAKKQGAIAEFGEKYGERVRVVTIGDFSKELCGGTHVHNTAQLGLVKLLGESSIGSGVRRIEALVGVDAYNFLAKEHTVVAQLQELVKGRSEELPEKIASMLGKLKEAEKEIEKFRGEKVLQAAAGLVESAKDVRGVALVTGQVPDGTSADDLRRLVLDVRGRIQGGRPAVVALFTTANGRPLTVIATNEAARERGLKAGDLVRTAAKTLGGGGGGKPDVAQGGGTNPGAIGDAVSAVERLVTETA, via the coding sequence ATGGAGTCGGCCGAAATTCGCCGCCGCTGGCTGAGCTTCTTCGAGGAGCGCGGTCACACCGTCGTCCCTTCGGCGTCGCTCATCGCGGACGACCCGACTCTGCTCCTGGTCCCGGCGGGCATGGTCCCCTTCAAGCCGTACTTCCTCGGCGAGGTCAAGCCGCCCGCCCCGCGCGTCACCAGCGTGCAGAAGTGCGTCCGTACGCCGGACATCGAAGAGGTCGGCAAGACCACCCGGCACGGCACGTTCTTCCAGATGTGCGGCAACTTCTCCTTCGGTGACTACTTCAAGGAAGGGGCCATCCAGTACGCCTGGGAGGCCCTGACCAACTCCGTCGCAGACGGCGGCTTCGGACTCGACCCCGAGCGCCTGTGGATCACGGTCTACCTCGACGACGACGAGGCCGAGCAGATCTGGCGCGACAAGATCGGGGTCCCCGCCGAGCGCATCCAGCGCCTGGGCAAGAAGGACAACTTCTGGTCCATGGGCGTCCCAGGTCCCTGCGGCCCCTGTTCCGAGATCAACTACGACCGCGGCCCCGAGTTCGGTGTCGAGGGCGGTCCCGCCGTCAACGACGAGCGCTACGTGGAGATCTGGAACCTGGTCTTCATGCAGTACGAGCGGGGCGCCGGTGACGGCAAGGAGGACTTCCCGATCCTCGGCGACCTGCCGTCGAAGAACATCGACACGGGTCTCGGCCTCGAACGCCTCGCCATGATCCTGCAGGGCGTGCAGAACATGTACGAGACCGACACCCTGCGTGTCGTCATGGACAAGGCCACCGAGCTCACCGGCGTGCGGTACGGCGCCGAGCCGGGCACGGACGTCCAGCTCCGCGTCGTCGCCGACCACATCCGTACGTCCGTGATGCTCATCGGCGACGGTGTCACCCCCGGCAACGAGGGCCGCGGCTACGTGCTGCGCCGCATCATGCGCCGCGCCATCCGCAACATGCGGCTGATGGGCGCCACCGGCTCGGTCGCCGGTGAGCTGACCGACGTCGTGATCAACACGATGGGGCAGCAGTACCCGGAGCTCATCACCGACCGCAAGCGCATCGAGACGGTCGCCCTCGCCGAGGAGGCCGCCTTCCTCAAGGCCCTCAAGGGCGGCACCAACATCCTCGAAACGGCCGTCACGGAGACCAAGGCCGCCGGCGGACAGGTCCTGGCCGGTGACAAGGCGTTCCTGCTCCACGACACCTGGGGCTTCCCGATCGACCTCACCCTGGAGATGGCCGCCGAACAGGGCCTCTCCGTGGACGAGGACGGCTTCCGCCGCCTCATGCAGGAGCAGCGGGACAAGGCCAAGGCCGACGCCAAGGCCAAGAAGACCGGTCACGCCGACCTGTCGGCCTACCGCGAGGTCGCCGACTCCTCGGGCACCACCGAGTTCACCGGCTACACCAGCACCGAGGGCGAGTCGAGGATCGTCGGCCTGCTCGTCGACGGTGTGCCCTCGCCCGCAGCCTCCGAGGGCGACGAGGTCGAGATCGTCCTCGACCGCACCCCGTTCTACGCCGAGGGCGGCGGCCAGCTCGCCGACCAGGGCCGGATCCGGCTCGACACCGGCGCCGTCGTCCAGGTCCGCGACGTACAGCAGCCGGTCCCGGGCGTCTCCGTCCACAAGGGCTCGGTCCAGGTGGGAGAGGTCACGGTCGGCGCCGCCGCCTACGCCTCCATCGACAACACCCGCCGCCGCGCCATCGCCCGCGCCCACAGCGCCACGCACCTCACGCACCAGGCACTGCGCGACGCCCTCGGCCCGACCGCTGCCCAGGCCGGTTCGGAGAACTCGCCCGGCCGCTTCCGTTTCGACTTCGGCTCGCCCGCCGCCGTACCCGGCACGGTCCTCGTCGACGTCGAGCAGAAGATCAACGAGGTCCTGGCCCGCGAACTCGACGTCCAGGCCGAGGTCATGTCGATCGACGACGCCAAGAAGCAGGGCGCCATCGCCGAGTTCGGCGAGAAGTACGGCGAGCGGGTCCGCGTCGTCACCATCGGCGACTTCTCCAAGGAGCTGTGCGGCGGTACGCACGTCCACAACACGGCCCAGCTGGGTCTGGTGAAGCTGCTCGGCGAGTCGTCGATCGGTTCCGGTGTGCGCCGCATCGAGGCTCTCGTCGGTGTCGACGCGTACAACTTCCTCGCCAAGGAGCACACGGTCGTCGCCCAGCTCCAGGAGCTGGTGAAGGGCCGCTCCGAGGAGCTTCCGGAGAAGATCGCCTCCATGCTCGGCAAGCTGAAGGAAGCCGAGAAGGAGATCGAGAAGTTCCGCGGGGAGAAGGTCCTCCAGGCCGCCGCCGGACTCGTCGAGTCGGCCAAGGACGTCCGGGGCGTCGCCCTGGTCACCGGACAGGTGCCCGACGGCACGTCCGCCGACGACCTGCGCAGGCTCGTGCTGGACGTCCGCGGACGCATCCAGGGCGGCCGCCCGGCCGTCGTGGCCCTGTTCACCACGGCCAACGGCCGCCCGCTGACGGTCATCGCCACCAACGAGGCCGCCCGTGAGCGCGGTCTCAAGGCCGGCGACCTGGTCCGTACGGCCGCCAAGACCCTTGGTGGCGGTGGCGGTGGCAAGCCGGACGTCGCCCAGGGCGGTGGCACGAACCCGGGCGCCATCGGCGACGCCGTATCCGCTGTGGAACGCCTCGTCACCGAGACGGCGTGA
- the ruvX gene encoding Holliday junction resolvase RuvX, producing the protein MSQMRRGRRLAIDVGDARIGVASCDPDGILATPVETVPGRDVPAAHRRLGQIVEEYEPIEVIIGLPRSLSGGEGPAAAKVRLFAQVFARTVAPIPVRLLDERMTTVTATQGLRASGVKSKKGRSVIDQAAAVVILQNALESERASGRAPGEGVEVVV; encoded by the coding sequence ATGTCGCAGATGCGCCGCGGTCGCCGACTGGCGATCGATGTCGGGGACGCCCGGATCGGGGTCGCCTCGTGCGACCCCGACGGGATCCTCGCCACGCCGGTGGAGACCGTGCCGGGACGCGATGTCCCGGCCGCCCACCGGCGGCTGGGGCAGATCGTCGAGGAGTACGAGCCGATCGAGGTCATCATCGGTCTGCCGCGATCCCTCAGCGGGGGCGAGGGCCCCGCAGCCGCCAAGGTGCGGCTGTTCGCCCAGGTGTTCGCCCGCACGGTCGCACCCATTCCGGTGCGACTGCTGGACGAGAGGATGACCACAGTGACGGCCACTCAGGGACTGCGCGCCTCGGGCGTGAAGTCCAAGAAGGGCCGGTCTGTGATTGATCAGGCTGCCGCTGTGGTGATCCTTCAGAACGCTCTGGAGTCCGAACGGGCGTCGGGCAGGGCTCCGGGCGAGGGCGTCGAAGTGGTTGTCTGA
- the mltG gene encoding endolytic transglycosylase MltG: MTEYGRGPGSEAWHPEDPLYGEQGWDGQHAAHGQNQYGGQDQYGVQQQPYPQDPYSQQQDPYAQQQYAQEQQQYGTPQDPYAHQHQQHQPPPQQHQPPQQPQYNGGWDTGHQAAMPYGGQPHDPYGQQPAGYGEQQDHYGTPEAYPPPQPPGRREAVPEQQSPDWNPDVPQEETHPFFTGADEPAGGRDARDDEYDDEHEDDSRASRRGGRGGNERRGKGKKKSRSGCACLVVSVALVGGLGGVTYLGYSYYKGQFGEAPDYAGDGSGEVEVEIPKGALGGEIANILKKNGVVKSVDAFVSAQNANPRGKSIQAGVYLLKEEMSADSAVTMMLDPKSQNPLVIPEGTKNFEVYAMIDERLGLKKGSTDKVADTHAESLGLPDWAEDNPEVKDPLEGFLYPAAYPVSKGSKPEDTLKRMVSRANEEYEKAEVEEKATKLGLKNPWQLITVASLVQVEGKYKHDFDKVARVVYNRLKPGNTETVGRLEFDSTVNYIKGQSTLDLGPVDELRKIDDPYNTYRIQGLPAGPISNPGTDALHSAMNPASGPWYYFVSVTEDKTVFAVTNEEHERNRQKYEDEKARQ; the protein is encoded by the coding sequence ATGACTGAGTATGGCCGGGGTCCCGGCTCCGAAGCGTGGCATCCCGAGGACCCGTTGTACGGGGAGCAGGGATGGGACGGCCAGCACGCTGCCCACGGCCAGAACCAGTACGGCGGCCAGGACCAGTACGGCGTTCAGCAGCAGCCCTACCCGCAGGACCCGTACTCCCAGCAGCAGGACCCGTACGCCCAGCAGCAGTACGCGCAGGAGCAGCAGCAGTACGGCACTCCGCAGGACCCGTACGCGCACCAGCACCAGCAGCACCAGCCGCCGCCGCAGCAGCACCAGCCGCCGCAGCAGCCCCAGTACAACGGCGGCTGGGACACCGGTCACCAGGCCGCCATGCCGTACGGCGGTCAGCCCCATGACCCGTACGGGCAGCAGCCGGCCGGCTACGGCGAACAGCAGGACCACTACGGCACGCCCGAGGCGTACCCGCCGCCGCAGCCTCCCGGGCGCCGCGAGGCCGTGCCCGAGCAGCAGTCACCGGACTGGAATCCGGACGTACCCCAGGAAGAGACCCACCCCTTCTTCACGGGCGCGGACGAGCCGGCCGGTGGCCGCGACGCACGGGACGACGAGTACGACGACGAACACGAGGACGACTCGCGCGCGTCACGCCGTGGCGGGCGCGGCGGAAACGAACGCCGGGGCAAGGGCAAGAAGAAGAGCCGCAGCGGCTGCGCCTGCCTGGTTGTCTCGGTGGCCCTCGTCGGGGGTCTCGGGGGAGTGACCTATCTGGGTTACTCGTATTACAAGGGACAGTTCGGCGAGGCGCCCGACTACGCGGGTGACGGCTCCGGCGAGGTCGAGGTGGAGATCCCGAAAGGCGCGCTCGGCGGTGAGATCGCGAACATCCTCAAGAAGAACGGCGTGGTCAAATCCGTCGACGCTTTTGTTTCGGCACAGAATGCCAATCCCCGGGGCAAGTCCATTCAGGCCGGTGTCTATCTCCTCAAGGAGGAGATGTCGGCGGACAGCGCCGTGACGATGATGCTGGACCCGAAGAGTCAGAATCCCCTCGTGATTCCCGAGGGAACCAAGAACTTCGAGGTCTACGCCATGATCGACGAGCGGCTCGGGCTCAAGAAGGGCAGCACCGACAAGGTCGCCGATACGCATGCGGAGAGCTTGGGGCTGCCGGACTGGGCCGAGGACAATCCCGAGGTCAAGGACCCGCTGGAAGGGTTCCTCTACCCGGCCGCGTACCCGGTTTCCAAGGGGTCCAAGCCCGAGGACACGCTGAAACGCATGGTCTCCCGGGCCAACGAGGAGTACGAGAAGGCCGAGGTCGAGGAGAAGGCCACCAAGCTGGGTCTCAAGAATCCTTGGCAGCTCATCACGGTCGCGAGCCTCGTACAGGTCGAGGGCAAGTACAAGCACGACTTCGACAAGGTCGCGCGGGTCGTGTACAACCGCCTCAAGCCCGGCAATACCGAAACGGTCGGCAGGCTCGAATTCGACTCCACGGTCAACTACATCAAGGGTCAGAGCACGCTGGACCTCGGCCCGGTGGACGAACTCCGGAAGATCGACGACCCCTACAACACGTACAGGATCCAGGGGCTTCCGGCCGGCCCGATCAGTAACCCCGGCACGGACGCGCTGCACTCGGCGATGAACCCGGCGTCCGGTCCCTGGTACTACTTCGTCTCCGTCACCGAGGACAAGACCGTCTTCGCCGTGACGAACGAGGAGCACGAGCGCAACCGGCAGAAGTACGAGGACGAGAAGGCCAGACAGTGA
- a CDS encoding shikimate dehydrogenase, which translates to MSSIRRAAVLGSPIAHSLSPVLHRAAYAELGLAHWSYDRFEVDEEALPGFIGGLDRSWAGLSLTMPLKRAIIPLLDEISGTAASVEAVNTVVFTEDGRRVGDNTDIPGMIAALRERGVEKVDSAAVLGAGATASSALAALAVICAGPVTAYVRSPERADEMRAWGERLAVDVRIADWADSARALSAPLVLATTPAGATDALAAAVPEAPGTLFDVLYEPWPTALAAAWSAHKGAVVGGLDLLVHQAVLQVEQMTGRAPAPLAAMRHAGEQALAAR; encoded by the coding sequence GTGAGCTCCATCCGTCGGGCCGCCGTTCTCGGCTCTCCCATCGCCCACTCGCTGTCCCCGGTGCTGCACCGCGCCGCCTACGCGGAACTCGGCCTCGCCCACTGGTCGTACGACCGCTTCGAGGTGGACGAGGAAGCACTTCCCGGATTCATCGGGGGACTGGACCGCTCCTGGGCCGGACTCTCACTGACCATGCCGCTCAAGCGCGCGATCATCCCCCTGCTGGACGAGATCAGCGGGACCGCGGCCTCGGTCGAGGCGGTCAACACCGTGGTCTTCACCGAGGACGGCCGGCGCGTCGGCGACAACACCGACATCCCCGGGATGATCGCGGCACTGCGCGAACGCGGCGTGGAGAAGGTGGACTCGGCCGCTGTCCTCGGCGCGGGAGCCACCGCTTCCTCCGCTCTCGCCGCCCTCGCCGTAATCTGCGCAGGACCGGTCACGGCCTACGTGCGCAGCCCGGAACGGGCCGACGAGATGCGCGCCTGGGGCGAGCGCCTCGCCGTGGACGTACGGATCGCCGACTGGGCGGACAGCGCCCGGGCACTGAGCGCCCCGCTGGTCCTCGCCACCACGCCGGCCGGGGCCACGGACGCACTGGCCGCGGCCGTACCCGAGGCTCCGGGCACGCTGTTCGACGTGTTGTACGAGCCCTGGCCGACCGCGCTCGCGGCAGCCTGGTCCGCCCACAAGGGTGCAGTCGTCGGAGGTCTCGACCTCCTCGTGCATCAGGCGGTCCTCCAGGTGGAACAGATGACGGGCCGCGCTCCGGCCCCCCTCGCCGCCATGCGGCACGCGGGAGAACAGGCACTCGCGGCACGCTGA
- the aroC gene encoding chorismate synthase: protein MSRLRWLTAGESHGPALVATLEGLPAGVPITTEMVADALARRRLGYGRGARMKFEKDEVTFLGGVRHGLTMGSPVAVMVGNTEWPKWEQVMSADPVDPEELAKLARNAPLTRPRPGHADLAGMQKYGFDEARPILERASARETAARVALGAVARSYLKETAGIEIVSHVVELAAAKAPYGVYPTPADVGKLDADPVRCLDADASKAMVAEIDQAHKDGDTLGGVVEVLAYGVPVGLGSHVHWDRRLDARLAAALMGIQAIKGVEVGDGFDLARVPGSKAHDEILVTEDGIKRASGRAGGTEGGLTTGELLRVRAAMKPIATVPRALATIDVVTGEPAKAHHQRSDVCAVPAAGIVAEAMVALVLADAVAEKFGGDSVPETHRNVQSYLDHLRIR, encoded by the coding sequence TTGAGCAGGTTGCGCTGGCTGACCGCGGGGGAGTCGCACGGCCCCGCACTCGTGGCGACGCTGGAGGGTCTTCCCGCCGGTGTCCCGATCACCACGGAGATGGTGGCGGACGCGCTCGCCCGGCGGCGGCTCGGCTACGGCCGCGGCGCGCGGATGAAGTTCGAGAAGGACGAGGTCACCTTCCTGGGCGGTGTCCGGCACGGCCTCACCATGGGGTCGCCCGTCGCCGTCATGGTCGGCAACACCGAGTGGCCCAAGTGGGAACAGGTCATGTCGGCCGACCCCGTTGACCCCGAAGAGCTGGCCAAGCTGGCCCGTAACGCCCCGCTGACCCGCCCCCGCCCCGGTCACGCCGACCTCGCGGGGATGCAGAAGTACGGCTTCGACGAGGCCCGGCCCATCCTGGAGCGCGCCAGCGCCCGCGAGACCGCGGCCCGTGTCGCGCTCGGTGCGGTCGCCCGGTCGTACCTCAAGGAGACCGCGGGCATCGAGATCGTCAGCCACGTCGTCGAGCTGGCCGCCGCGAAGGCGCCGTACGGCGTCTACCCCACGCCCGCCGATGTCGGGAAGCTCGACGCGGACCCCGTGCGCTGCCTGGACGCCGACGCGTCGAAGGCGATGGTCGCCGAGATCGACCAGGCCCACAAGGACGGCGACACGCTCGGCGGCGTCGTCGAGGTGCTCGCGTACGGAGTGCCGGTCGGCCTTGGTTCGCACGTGCACTGGGACCGTCGTCTCGACGCCCGCCTCGCCGCCGCGCTGATGGGTATTCAGGCGATCAAGGGCGTCGAGGTCGGCGACGGCTTCGACCTGGCCCGCGTGCCCGGCTCCAAGGCGCACGACGAAATCCTGGTCACCGAGGACGGCATCAAGCGCGCGTCCGGGCGGGCCGGCGGCACCGAGGGTGGTCTGACCACCGGCGAACTGCTTCGGGTCCGCGCCGCGATGAAGCCCATCGCCACCGTGCCCCGCGCCCTCGCCACCATCGACGTCGTCACGGGTGAGCCCGCCAAGGCGCACCACCAGCGCTCCGATGTCTGTGCCGTTCCGGCCGCCGGCATCGTCGCCGAGGCGATGGTCGCCCTGGTCCTGGCCGACGCGGTCGCGGAGAAGTTCGGCGGCGACAGCGTTCCCGAGACCCACCGCAACGTGCAGTCGTACCTCGACCACCTGCGGATCCGATGA
- the aroB gene encoding 3-dehydroquinate synthase — MSRPLVVLVGPMGVGKSTVGELLAERLGTTYRDTDADIVATAGKPIPEIFYDEGEDHFRALERQAVRAAVAEHTGVLSLGGGAVLDATTRELLADHTVVYLSMDVDEAVKRVGLNTARPLLAVNPRRQWRELMEARRHLYAEVARTTVATDDRTPDEAAQAVLDALELPERTGDGPVPHGRENTRMTEQAPTRIQIAGTAGTEPYEVLVGRQLLGELPTLIGNRAKRVAVLHPEALAETGEAVREDLASQGYEAIAIQLPNAEEAKTVEVVAYCWKALGQTGFTRTDVIVGIGGGATTDVAGFVAASWLRGVRWIAVPTTVLGMVDAAVGGKTGINTAEGKNLVGAFHPPAGVLCDLAALDSLPVNDYVSGMAEIIKAGFIADPAILDLVEADPEGARTPAGQHTAELIERSIRVKAEVVSSDLKESGLREILNYGHTLAHAIEKNERYKWRHGAAVSVGMVFAAELGRLAGRLDDATADRHRAILESVGLPLTYRGDQWPKLLENMKVDKKSRGDLLRFIVLDGLGKPTVLEGPDPAVLLAAYGEVSA; from the coding sequence ATGAGCCGCCCCCTGGTCGTCCTCGTCGGCCCCATGGGCGTCGGAAAGTCCACGGTCGGTGAACTGCTCGCCGAGCGGCTCGGTACCACCTACCGGGACACCGACGCGGACATCGTGGCCACCGCGGGCAAGCCGATTCCGGAGATCTTCTACGACGAGGGCGAGGACCACTTCCGTGCACTGGAGCGGCAGGCCGTACGCGCCGCCGTCGCCGAGCACACGGGTGTCCTCTCCCTCGGCGGCGGCGCCGTCCTCGACGCGACGACCCGCGAGCTGCTCGCGGACCACACCGTCGTCTACCTCTCGATGGACGTCGACGAGGCGGTCAAGCGGGTCGGGCTCAACACCGCCCGGCCCCTGCTCGCCGTCAACCCGCGCCGGCAGTGGCGCGAGCTGATGGAGGCCCGCCGTCACCTGTACGCAGAGGTGGCCCGAACGACCGTCGCCACCGACGACCGCACCCCCGACGAGGCCGCGCAGGCGGTCCTCGACGCACTGGAACTGCCGGAGCGCACGGGCGACGGCCCCGTACCGCACGGCCGGGAGAACACACGCATGACGGAGCAGGCACCCACTCGCATCCAGATCGCGGGCACCGCGGGCACCGAGCCGTACGAGGTACTGGTCGGCCGTCAGCTGCTCGGTGAACTGCCCACCCTCATCGGCAACCGAGCCAAGCGGGTCGCGGTGCTGCACCCCGAGGCACTCGCCGAGACCGGCGAGGCGGTCCGTGAGGACCTCGCCTCCCAGGGGTACGAGGCCATCGCCATCCAGCTGCCGAACGCCGAGGAGGCCAAGACCGTCGAGGTCGTGGCGTACTGCTGGAAGGCGCTCGGCCAGACCGGCTTCACCCGCACCGATGTCATCGTCGGCATCGGTGGCGGTGCCACCACCGACGTGGCGGGGTTCGTCGCCGCCAGCTGGCTGCGCGGCGTCCGCTGGATCGCCGTGCCCACCACCGTCCTCGGCATGGTCGACGCCGCCGTCGGCGGCAAGACCGGCATCAACACGGCCGAGGGCAAGAACCTCGTGGGCGCGTTCCACCCGCCCGCCGGGGTCCTGTGCGACCTCGCCGCCCTCGACTCGCTGCCGGTCAACGACTACGTGTCGGGCATGGCCGAGATCATCAAGGCCGGTTTCATCGCCGACCCGGCCATCCTCGACCTGGTCGAGGCCGACCCCGAAGGCGCCCGTACGCCCGCCGGACAGCACACCGCCGAGCTGATCGAGCGGTCGATCCGGGTCAAGGCGGAGGTCGTGTCCAGCGACCTCAAGGAGTCCGGCCTGCGGGAGATCCTCAACTACGGGCACACCCTCGCGCACGCCATCGAGAAGAACGAGCGCTACAAGTGGCGCCACGGCGCCGCCGTCTCGGTCGGCATGGTCTTCGCCGCCGAGCTGGGCCGGCTCGCGGGCCGGCTCGACGACGCCACCGCCGACCGGCACCGCGCCATCCTTGAGTCCGTGGGGCTGCCGCTCACCTACCGCGGCGACCAGTGGCCCAAGCTGCTGGAGAACATGAAGGTCGACAAGAAGTCCCGCGGCGACCTCCTGCGCTTCATTGTCCTCGACGGCCTGGGCAAGCCCACGGTCCTCGAAGGCCCCGACCCGGCCGTCCTGCTCGCCGCCTACGGGGAGGTCTCCGCGTGA
- the aroQ gene encoding type II 3-dehydroquinate dehydratase translates to MNRRVLVLNGPNLGRLGSREPDVYGATSYAGLIETCQTLGKELGFDVDVRETNDEGQMIRWLHDAADGSIPVVLNPGAFTHYSYGMRDAAAQRTAPLIEVHISNPYAREEFRHTSVVAPVATGTVAGFGIGSYRLALRALADELGV, encoded by the coding sequence GTGAACCGCAGGGTCCTCGTGCTCAACGGACCGAACCTCGGGCGCCTCGGCTCCCGCGAACCCGACGTGTACGGCGCGACCTCCTACGCCGGGCTCATCGAAACCTGCCAGACGCTCGGCAAGGAGCTCGGCTTCGACGTCGACGTACGCGAGACCAACGACGAGGGCCAGATGATCCGCTGGCTCCACGACGCGGCGGACGGTTCAATTCCGGTCGTTCTCAACCCGGGTGCGTTCACGCACTACTCGTACGGGATGCGCGACGCGGCCGCCCAGCGCACCGCCCCGCTGATCGAGGTGCACATCTCGAATCCGTACGCACGGGAGGAATTCCGGCACACGTCGGTGGTCGCGCCCGTGGCCACCGGTACCGTGGCCGGATTCGGCATCGGCTCGTACCGGCTCGCCCTGCGGGCCCTGGCCGACGAACTCGGCGTCTGA